From one Triticum aestivum cultivar Chinese Spring chromosome 4B, IWGSC CS RefSeq v2.1, whole genome shotgun sequence genomic stretch:
- the LOC123089809 gene encoding ervatamin-B encodes MASSTPYRVLLLCLTTFLQAWLAAAKYPPHNPPPPPPPFELPESDVRERFSKWVIKYSKYYSCHEEEEMRFQVFKNNTNAIGQFDQQNPGTVVGRGFRPTGFQVRGSGGVRMNRFGDLSPREVIQQFTGLNTTSFNATSPTYLPYHSFKPCCVDWRSSGAVTGVKNQGTCGSCWAFAAVAAIEGMNKIRTGELVSLSEQVLVDCDTRSGGCGGGHSDSAMALVAARGGITSEERYPYAGFQGKCDMDKLLFDHQASLKGFKAVPPNNEGQLAIAVAMQPVTVYIDASGFEFQFYSGGIYRGPCSANVNHAVTIVGYCEGPGEGNKYWIAKNSWSNDWGEQGYVYLAKDVPSSTGTCGLATSPFYPTA; translated from the exons ATGGCTTCCTCCACGCCTTACCGTGTCCTACTCTTGTGCCTCACCACTTTCCTGCAGGCATGGCTTGCTGCGGCAAAATACCCGCCGCAtaacccaccgccgccgcccccgccgtttGAGCTGCCGGAGTCCGACGTGAGGGAGAGGTTCTCCAAGTGGGTGATCAAGTACTCAAAGTACTACTCGTgccatgaggaggaggagatgcgGTTCCAAGTCTTCAAAAACAACACCAACGCCATCGGCCAATTCGACCAACAGAATCCTGGCACCGTCGTCGGTCGCGGGTTCCGACCAACTGGGTTTCAGGTCCGTGGCTCGGGCGGGGTCCGTATGAACAGGTTCGGCGACCTCAGCCCTAGGGAGGTCATCCAGCAGTTCACCGGGCTCAACACCACCAGCTTCAATGCCACGTCACCCACCTACCTCCCCTACCACTCCTTCAAGCCCTGCTGCGTTGACTGGCGCTCCAGCGGCGCTGTCACCGGCGTCAAGAATCAAGGCACTTGTG GATCATGCTGGGCattcgcggcggtggcggcgatcgAAGGCATGAACAAGATTAGGACAGGGGAGCTGGTGTCGCTGTCCGAGCAGGTACTCGTGGATTGCGACACACggagcggcggctgcggcggcggccacTCAGACTCGGCTATGGCCCTCGTGGCCGCCCGTGGTGGCATCACGTCGGAGGAGAGGTACCCATACGCCGGATTCCAGGGAAAGTGCGACATGGACAAGCTCCTCTTCGACCACCAGGCGTCCCTCAAGGGCTTCAAGGCCGTGCCACCCAACAACGAAGGTCAGCTGGCGATTGCCGTGGCCATGCAGCCCGTGACGGTCTACATTGACGCCAGCGGTTTTGAGTTCCAGTTCTACTCCGGCGGCATCTACCGTGGCCCCTGCTCCGCCAATGTGAACCACGCCGTCACCATCGTCGGCTACTGCGAGGGTCCCGGCGAGGGAAACAAGTACTGGATTGCCAAGAACTCGTGGAGCAACGACTGGGGTGAACAAGGATATGTCTACCTCGCAAA